The Ammoniphilus sp. CFH 90114 genome contains a region encoding:
- a CDS encoding ABC transporter permease codes for MENILGRYKTYIKTFNKYTYLLTLLVKKELKKKYKDSFMGILWSFINPLLNMIILTIVFSTLFDNSIDNFPVYLLSGVLLFSFFTTTTTTSMKSIISSASLIKKVYIPKYIFTVSNLISNFIFFIISLLVLIMIMIVTSADITINIIYAPIYLLLLMIFTCGVSLILATVTVFFRDIEHLYGVFTTALGYSSAIFYPAEIIPEKYQLILSLNPFFYFIKGFREAVYYGLPLDQVNILVCSILAIVSLIIGILVFERNQDKFIQYI; via the coding sequence ATGGAAAATATTTTAGGAAGATATAAAACTTATATAAAAACATTCAATAAGTATACGTACTTACTTACGCTACTCGTAAAAAAAGAGTTAAAAAAGAAATACAAAGATTCATTTATGGGAATACTCTGGAGTTTTATAAATCCCCTTCTTAATATGATTATTCTTACTATTGTTTTTTCTACTTTGTTTGATAATAGTATTGATAATTTTCCAGTTTACTTATTAAGTGGAGTCTTACTGTTTAGTTTTTTTACAACAACAACTACTACCTCAATGAAATCAATAATCTCATCGGCTAGTTTAATAAAAAAAGTGTATATACCTAAATATATTTTTACAGTGTCGAATTTAATATCTAATTTCATATTTTTTATAATTTCGCTTTTGGTTTTAATAATGATTATGATTGTAACCAGTGCAGATATAACAATTAATATCATTTATGCACCAATATACCTTTTGTTATTAATGATTTTCACATGTGGAGTAAGCCTTATACTTGCAACTGTAACTGTCTTTTTTAGAGATATAGAACATTTATATGGAGTTTTTACAACTGCGTTAGGGTACTCATCTGCTATTTTTTATCCAGCAGAAATAATCCCTGAAAAGTATCAACTTATATTGAGCTTGAATCCTTTCTTTTATTTTATAAAGGGGTTTAGAGAGGCAGTGTATTATGGATTGCCCCTAGATCAAGTAAATATACTAGTATGTTCTATTTTAGCTATCGTTAGTTTAATTATTGGTATCTTAGTGTTTGAAAGGAACCAAGATAAATTTATTCAATATATATAG
- the galU gene encoding UTP--glucose-1-phosphate uridylyltransferase GalU produces the protein MKVRKAIIPAAGLGTRFLPATKAMPKEMLPIVDKPTIQYIVEEAVESGIEEIIIVTGKGKRAIEDHFDCAFELEQNLVEKQKFDLLEEVRHSTNIADIHYIRQKEPRGLGHAIWCARKFIGDEPFAVLLGDDIIQAEKPCLQQMIEIFDEYQSSLIGVKEVAQDKVSRYGIVDAFPLSDRIYNIVSLIEKPSKEEAPSNLAIMGRYVLTPGVFKILEEQKPGAGGEIQLTDAIQKLTSSETVIAYNFLGDRYDVGQKFEYIKTSIEFALKHPEIKDELLKYLYQIVNKDSDAMIVN, from the coding sequence ATGAAAGTACGTAAAGCAATTATTCCTGCAGCTGGATTAGGTACGAGATTTCTGCCAGCAACCAAGGCAATGCCAAAAGAAATGTTGCCCATTGTAGATAAGCCTACAATTCAATATATAGTTGAAGAGGCGGTTGAATCTGGGATTGAAGAAATTATTATTGTAACGGGTAAAGGAAAAAGAGCGATAGAGGATCACTTTGATTGTGCTTTTGAACTTGAGCAAAATCTGGTTGAAAAACAAAAATTTGATCTATTAGAAGAAGTGCGTCATTCTACAAATATTGCAGATATTCATTATATTCGCCAAAAAGAACCTCGTGGATTAGGTCATGCTATTTGGTGTGCTCGTAAATTTATTGGTGATGAACCGTTTGCAGTATTACTTGGTGATGACATTATACAAGCTGAAAAACCCTGTTTACAACAAATGATAGAAATATTCGATGAATATCAGTCATCTTTAATTGGTGTTAAAGAAGTAGCTCAAGATAAAGTTTCTAGGTACGGGATAGTAGACGCGTTTCCTCTTTCAGATAGAATTTATAACATAGTGAGTTTAATTGAAAAGCCATCTAAAGAAGAAGCTCCTTCTAACTTAGCAATTATGGGACGTTATGTCCTAACACCTGGTGTCTTTAAAATTCTAGAAGAACAAAAGCCGGGTGCTGGTGGTGAAATTCAATTAACTGATGCCATTCAGAAACTTACTAGTAGTGAAACTGTTATAGCGTATAACTTTTTAGGAGATAGATATGATGTTGGTCAGAAATTTGAATATATTAAAACTTCAATTGAATTTGCTTTAAAACATCCGGAAATAAAAGATGAACTATTGAAATATTTATATCAAATTGTAAATAAAGACAGTGATGCGATGATAGTGAATTAA
- a CDS encoding glycosyltransferase family 4 protein — translation MYFLYFALALLLTLIATPLVKKLAIAWGVVDQPDHRKVHTRIMPRLGGLAIYISFAICFFLFVPITKEALGIFIGGTIIVITGALDDKYQLSPKAKMFGQLIAAMIVVYMGLRVEFINLPFEGQVYFKWLSIPITIFWLVGVTNAVNLIDGLDGLAAGVSGIAIAATMVMAFLMGNTLAILLSVILLGSVIGFLFYNFHPAKIFMGDTGALFLGFNLAALSILGFKQLTVIAFLVPILILGVPLSDTFFAIIRRIVNKKPISEPDKNHLHHCLLGMGLSHRGAVLVIYMISALFALSAVLFSQSTLWGAAIIIGAVLILLELGSEVIGLVGKKNRPLLRMARIIRWRYRLVNRSWK, via the coding sequence ATGTATTTCTTGTATTTTGCCCTGGCACTCCTATTAACGCTCATCGCAACTCCCTTAGTGAAAAAACTAGCGATTGCATGGGGAGTCGTGGACCAGCCAGATCATCGAAAAGTTCACACCCGCATCATGCCGAGATTAGGCGGCCTTGCCATCTATATCTCATTCGCTATATGTTTCTTCTTATTCGTACCAATAACGAAAGAAGCATTGGGTATTTTCATCGGTGGAACCATCATTGTCATCACCGGTGCCCTTGATGATAAATATCAGCTATCTCCGAAGGCGAAAATGTTCGGGCAGCTCATTGCCGCCATGATCGTCGTCTACATGGGACTTCGAGTCGAATTCATTAACCTGCCGTTCGAAGGTCAGGTTTACTTTAAATGGTTAAGCATCCCGATCACCATCTTCTGGCTGGTCGGCGTAACGAACGCCGTCAACCTGATCGATGGACTGGATGGCCTCGCAGCGGGAGTATCCGGGATCGCTATTGCCGCAACTATGGTTATGGCTTTCTTGATGGGAAACACGCTAGCGATTCTGCTCAGCGTCATCTTACTCGGCTCCGTTATCGGATTTCTATTCTACAACTTCCACCCCGCCAAGATCTTCATGGGCGACACGGGGGCGTTGTTCTTAGGATTCAACTTGGCTGCGTTATCCATACTCGGATTTAAACAATTAACGGTCATCGCCTTCTTGGTCCCGATCTTGATTCTAGGGGTTCCATTATCTGACACCTTCTTTGCGATCATCCGCCGCATCGTCAACAAGAAACCAATTTCGGAACCTGACAAGAACCACCTGCACCACTGCTTGCTTGGTATGGGACTTTCCCACCGGGGAGCCGTCCTCGTGATTTATATGATTAGTGCATTGTTTGCCTTATCTGCGGTATTGTTTTCGCAGTCCACGTTGTGGGGAGCGGCTATAATTATCGGTGCGGTGTTGATCTTGCTTGAGTTGGGCTCGGAAGTGATTGGACTAGTAGGGAAGAAGAATCGTCCGTTGCTAAGAATGGCGAGGATTATTCGCTGGAGATATCGATTGGTGAATAGATCGTGGAAGTGA
- a CDS encoding WecB/TagA/CpsF family glycosyltransferase — MNNKVNILGVPFSKLTMQETVDLIKGKVASPGDRPFHVITANPEFVMGTLEDPELKKISEDTDLITPDGIGIVMASRWNNDPVAERVAGYDLLLRLLEEGNRQQWSFYFLGSSEEVNQLATDKIKERYPNLIVAGRHNGFFMDKEEEVITEINEAKPNFLIVALGAPRQEKWIYQNKHRLHTNIAVGVGGSLDVIAGKVKRAPVIWQKLNLEWLYRLISQPTRWKRQLALPKFAMKAYFSAKKK; from the coding sequence ATGAATAATAAAGTTAACATATTAGGCGTCCCTTTTTCCAAGCTCACCATGCAGGAGACGGTAGACCTTATCAAAGGGAAGGTTGCTTCCCCTGGTGACAGGCCTTTTCATGTCATCACCGCCAATCCTGAGTTCGTGATGGGAACGCTTGAGGATCCCGAGCTTAAAAAAATCTCCGAGGATACTGATTTGATCACGCCAGATGGCATTGGGATCGTCATGGCTTCTCGCTGGAATAACGATCCTGTAGCTGAACGAGTAGCTGGATATGATTTGCTTCTTCGTTTGTTGGAAGAAGGGAACCGACAACAATGGTCCTTTTATTTTCTGGGATCCAGTGAAGAAGTAAACCAACTCGCGACCGACAAGATTAAGGAACGTTATCCGAATCTAATAGTAGCGGGTCGTCACAATGGTTTTTTTATGGATAAAGAAGAGGAAGTCATCACCGAGATCAATGAGGCGAAGCCGAATTTCCTCATCGTCGCTTTAGGAGCTCCACGTCAGGAGAAGTGGATTTACCAAAACAAGCATCGTTTACATACGAACATCGCCGTGGGTGTGGGAGGAAGCTTAGATGTCATCGCGGGAAAAGTCAAACGAGCTCCTGTGATTTGGCAGAAACTCAACCTTGAATGGCTCTATCGCTTGATTTCGCAACCTACACGCTGGAAAAGACAGCTTGCCCTGCCTAAATTCGCTATGAAAGCGTATTTCTCAGCGAAAAAGAAATAG
- a CDS encoding aminotransferase class I/II-fold pyridoxal phosphate-dependent enzyme, whose translation MNRRLSQTIQSIPPSGIRKYFDLANTMEDVISLGVGEPDFVTPWSIREASISTMERGYTTYTSNSGLPELRYEIAQYLSDSFNLAYQDQKEILVTVGASEAIDIALRAILDPGDEVLIIEPCYVSYEPVVKLAGGVPVSVTTSMDTGFKLTSQALEEKITSRTKAVIFCYPNNPTGATMNEEDWGSIVQLIKKHDLLVLSDEIYAELSYDTPHFSFASLPGMKDRTILISGFSKSFAMTGWRIGYAAGPEDLVAAMTKIHQYTMLCAPIMGQWAAVEALRNGLKIKDDMVMSYRQRRNYISKAFQQIGLDCLIPEGAFYAFPSIRSTGLTSDQFAEQLITHSRVAAVPGHVFGQGGEGHIRCSYATSMDNLERAIERFDQFLRHIG comes from the coding sequence ATGAACCGTCGACTCTCCCAAACCATTCAGTCTATTCCGCCTTCGGGCATTCGAAAATATTTTGATCTCGCCAATACGATGGAAGACGTAATCTCCCTCGGGGTAGGCGAACCCGATTTTGTTACGCCATGGTCCATCCGCGAAGCCAGTATTTCCACCATGGAGCGAGGGTACACGACCTACACTTCTAATAGCGGATTACCTGAGCTAAGATACGAGATTGCCCAGTACCTCAGTGACTCCTTCAATCTTGCCTACCAAGATCAGAAGGAAATCCTGGTCACCGTGGGCGCAAGTGAAGCGATTGACATTGCTTTGCGCGCGATCCTTGATCCAGGCGATGAGGTGTTAATCATCGAGCCTTGCTATGTATCCTACGAGCCTGTAGTTAAGTTGGCTGGTGGAGTCCCAGTGAGTGTAACGACAAGCATGGATACCGGCTTTAAGCTGACGTCCCAAGCGTTAGAGGAGAAAATCACCTCACGTACAAAGGCGGTCATTTTCTGTTATCCGAATAACCCAACGGGAGCCACCATGAACGAAGAGGACTGGGGTTCCATTGTACAACTGATCAAAAAGCATGACCTACTCGTGTTATCGGATGAAATTTATGCAGAGCTTAGCTATGATACGCCACACTTTAGCTTTGCCTCGCTCCCTGGCATGAAGGACCGAACGATCTTGATTTCTGGATTCTCGAAGTCCTTTGCCATGACAGGCTGGCGGATCGGCTACGCAGCAGGACCAGAGGACTTAGTTGCCGCGATGACAAAGATCCATCAGTACACCATGCTGTGTGCCCCCATCATGGGGCAATGGGCAGCCGTTGAAGCCTTGAGAAACGGCTTGAAAATCAAAGATGATATGGTCATGAGCTATCGTCAACGAAGAAATTATATTAGCAAAGCATTCCAACAGATCGGATTAGATTGCCTAATACCGGAAGGAGCGTTTTACGCCTTCCCTTCGATCCGTTCTACCGGCCTCACATCCGATCAGTTCGCTGAACAGTTGATCACACACTCCCGCGTGGCCGCCGTACCAGGGCATGTATTCGGCCAGGGGGGAGAGGGACATATCCGCTGCTCTTATGCCACCTCGATGGATAATCTGGAGAGAGCGATTGAGCGCTTTGATCAATTTTTAAGACATATTGGCTAG
- a CDS encoding Lrp/AsnC family transcriptional regulator has product MKKEKMLELLVLLEQDARQSHDKLAMMLDVPVQEVSLTIEKLEKENVILRYPALINWDKIQGDDKVTAMIDVKVTPQRDKGFDEIAERIYRFPEVKSVYLMSGAYDLSVTIEGKTMKEVAFFVAQKLSTLDNVISTATHFILKTYKHDGVVYDQQDGDRRMVVSP; this is encoded by the coding sequence ATGAAGAAGGAGAAAATGTTGGAGCTCCTTGTTCTATTAGAACAGGACGCTCGACAGAGCCACGATAAGCTAGCGATGATGCTAGATGTTCCTGTGCAAGAAGTGAGTTTAACGATTGAAAAATTAGAGAAGGAGAACGTCATTCTCCGATATCCGGCGCTCATTAACTGGGATAAGATTCAAGGGGACGATAAAGTAACTGCGATGATTGACGTAAAAGTAACCCCGCAGCGGGATAAAGGCTTCGATGAAATTGCTGAGAGAATCTACCGATTTCCCGAGGTCAAATCCGTCTATCTTATGTCGGGAGCTTATGATTTATCTGTGACGATTGAAGGAAAGACCATGAAGGAAGTGGCCTTCTTTGTCGCTCAGAAGCTTTCTACATTAGATAACGTGATTTCAACTGCCACACACTTTATATTAAAAACCTACAAGCATGATGGGGTCGTTTATGACCAGCAAGACGGAGATCGCAGGATGGTTGTCAGCCCATGA
- the hfq gene encoding RNA chaperone Hfq has protein sequence MGKGNGTKMTEKENMNIQQDEILATSKNNKKNVKFILKNGVHMEGFVEAFDRYVVVIRQQGDKQAMIYKSAFSTIVP, from the coding sequence ATGGGGAAAGGAAATGGAACCAAAATGACCGAAAAAGAAAATATGAATATCCAGCAAGACGAAATTTTAGCGACATCCAAAAATAACAAGAAGAACGTGAAATTCATACTAAAGAATGGTGTACATATGGAAGGTTTTGTCGAAGCGTTTGATCGTTATGTGGTCGTGATCCGCCAACAAGGTGATAAGCAAGCGATGATTTATAAGTCAGCTTTTTCGACCATTGTGCCTTAG
- a CDS encoding SDR family oxidoreductase — translation MKKILILGATSGIAQAIAHHFAKEKTNLILAGRDVSELEAMAQDLQIRHQVEVTPAYFDALDYESHADFIAACTKNVTLDGVVLAYGYMTSQEEAQENFAEARKMMEINYVSTVSLLERVADYMEQQKKGFICVISSVAGDRGRQSNYIYGSTKGALTVYLQGLRNRLFPSGVQVLTVKPGFVDTKMTFGQQGMFLVAQPQAIARAISKSLAKGKHSLYAPSFWALIMLIIKMIPESIFKRLKL, via the coding sequence ATGAAGAAGATTCTTATCCTAGGAGCTACATCGGGCATAGCCCAGGCGATCGCTCATCATTTTGCAAAAGAAAAGACTAACCTCATCCTAGCTGGTCGCGACGTATCCGAGCTAGAAGCCATGGCCCAAGACCTTCAGATTCGTCATCAAGTTGAAGTGACACCAGCTTACTTTGATGCTTTGGACTATGAATCGCACGCGGACTTTATTGCCGCCTGTACGAAGAATGTAACCCTCGATGGCGTCGTTCTCGCCTACGGTTACATGACAAGCCAGGAGGAGGCTCAAGAGAACTTCGCTGAAGCGAGAAAGATGATGGAGATTAACTATGTCTCCACTGTCTCCCTGCTTGAGCGGGTGGCCGATTATATGGAGCAGCAGAAAAAAGGCTTTATCTGTGTCATCTCCTCTGTAGCTGGAGACCGCGGACGACAAAGCAACTATATCTACGGCTCTACCAAAGGAGCCCTTACGGTGTATCTGCAAGGACTTCGTAACCGCTTGTTTCCTTCAGGCGTTCAAGTTCTCACGGTCAAACCGGGATTTGTCGATACAAAAATGACCTTTGGCCAGCAAGGTATGTTCCTTGTTGCCCAGCCGCAAGCCATTGCCCGTGCGATCTCCAAATCCCTTGCTAAGGGCAAACATTCCCTCTATGCCCCTTCGTTTTGGGCGCTTATCATGTTAATCATCAAGATGATTCCGGAGAGCATCTTTAAGAGATTGAAGTTGTAG
- a CDS encoding FAD-binding oxidoreductase codes for MKAWKKDIAGWGNYPKEKAFLYRPEKTTELKSLLASGAKTNYISRGLGRSYGDTALNRREGVILHTKFNRFLSFDPDTGVVECEAGVSLEEIIEVFLPRGYFLPVTPGTKYVTLGGAIANDVHGKNHHQDGAISDHLLDFTLMTASGELWTCSREENADLFWATVGGIGLTGIILTARLRLISVESAYIEVDYKKAANLDEALDKLAETGDQYPYSVAWIDCLATGRSMGRSVLMLGKHAGRDSLPATGGDPLSIRKKKKLNMPFNLPSLVLNPLSIGAFNALYYGKFKDDSLVTVDYDSFFYPLDAIDNWNRMYGAKGFIQYQMVFPPETSREGLTEVLERLSQAKKSSFLAVLKSFGARGNGWLSFPRPGYTLALDIPVRGGAEFISFIHELDQIVLHYGGVLYLAKDALMSPDTFRTMYPEWERFRELKEKVDPHHLFSSSMARRLHLTEDK; via the coding sequence ATGAAAGCATGGAAGAAAGACATCGCAGGGTGGGGCAATTATCCGAAGGAAAAGGCCTTTTTATACCGACCGGAAAAAACAACTGAACTTAAGAGTTTACTAGCGTCCGGTGCAAAAACCAACTATATCTCACGTGGACTCGGGCGCAGCTACGGTGACACGGCTTTGAATCGCAGAGAAGGAGTCATCCTTCATACGAAGTTTAATCGGTTCCTTTCCTTTGATCCCGATACGGGTGTTGTCGAGTGTGAAGCTGGCGTTTCCTTAGAGGAGATCATTGAGGTTTTTCTGCCGCGCGGCTATTTCCTCCCGGTTACACCAGGAACCAAGTATGTCACCCTGGGTGGAGCGATTGCCAACGATGTACATGGGAAAAACCACCATCAGGACGGAGCGATTTCTGATCATCTTCTGGACTTCACGCTGATGACCGCGTCCGGAGAATTGTGGACCTGTTCGCGTGAGGAAAATGCAGACTTGTTTTGGGCGACCGTTGGCGGAATTGGGTTAACGGGAATCATTTTGACAGCACGTTTGAGGCTTATTTCCGTGGAATCTGCTTATATTGAAGTCGATTACAAGAAGGCGGCGAACTTAGACGAGGCACTGGACAAGTTGGCTGAAACTGGCGACCAATATCCTTACTCCGTGGCTTGGATTGATTGCTTAGCAACAGGCAGGTCCATGGGACGCTCCGTCCTCATGCTGGGCAAGCACGCGGGAAGAGACTCCCTTCCTGCTACAGGTGGAGATCCGCTTTCTATCCGGAAAAAGAAGAAGCTGAACATGCCGTTCAACCTTCCATCCTTGGTTCTCAATCCTTTATCTATTGGGGCCTTCAATGCCTTATATTATGGAAAATTTAAAGATGACAGCCTCGTGACCGTCGATTATGACTCCTTCTTCTATCCGCTCGACGCGATCGACAATTGGAATCGAATGTATGGAGCGAAGGGGTTCATTCAATATCAGATGGTATTTCCCCCAGAGACCAGTCGGGAAGGCTTGACCGAGGTGCTAGAAAGGCTGAGCCAAGCGAAAAAGTCCTCTTTCCTGGCTGTTCTTAAGAGCTTCGGGGCTCGCGGCAACGGTTGGCTTTCTTTCCCCCGACCAGGCTATACGCTAGCGCTGGATATTCCTGTTCGCGGCGGGGCGGAGTTCATTTCCTTTATCCATGAACTAGACCAAATCGTCCTCCACTATGGCGGTGTCCTGTACCTGGCAAAGGATGCGCTTATGTCTCCGGACACCTTTCGGACCATGTATCCGGAGTGGGAAAGGTTTCGTGAGCTCAAGGAGAAAGTCGATCCTCATCACCTGTTCTCCTCCTCAATGGCCAGAAGACTACATTTAACGGAGGATAAGTAG
- a CDS encoding divergent PAP2 family protein, translating into MSTIYPLMPVIAWLCSGCLKFAIHYVRFGKEAKSRIGNGGFPSTHTAVVSSAVMLIGFKEGFDTPLFSLGVAFLMITIIDATGIRRALGEHAKHINVLAAPAKALRESQGHTKIEVLGGLVLGTLLGYVGAIIG; encoded by the coding sequence ATGAGTACTATTTATCCTCTTATGCCTGTCATCGCCTGGCTCTGCTCGGGATGTTTGAAATTTGCGATTCATTATGTTCGTTTTGGGAAAGAAGCCAAAAGTCGCATCGGGAACGGAGGTTTTCCCAGCACGCATACCGCTGTGGTCAGCTCAGCCGTGATGTTAATCGGGTTTAAGGAAGGGTTCGACACCCCTCTTTTTTCTTTAGGAGTTGCTTTTCTCATGATTACCATTATCGATGCTACAGGCATTCGCAGAGCCCTTGGAGAGCACGCGAAGCACATCAATGTGCTGGCTGCGCCGGCGAAAGCGCTGCGTGAATCGCAAGGACATACGAAGATAGAGGTTTTAGGTGGACTTGTGTTAGGAACGTTATTAGGTTATGTAGGAGCGATCATAGGATGA
- a CDS encoding lysylphosphatidylglycerol synthase transmembrane domain-containing protein — protein sequence MDLERLIKRVWIGFFFGLLVMIGIAVWGDVSALGSSFSKLGWPYLLLIFSFTFVGYLFRFAKWQLYIRSIGVYLSLKDSVLVFLSGFSMSITPGKAGEVLKSFLLKRMHQIDIARTAPIVLAERSTDLLAMVLLASIGVSRFSYGYYVLGGTLLFLLALILIIQSRGLTLWMLSKLKQVKKLLKLAEKLEVFYESSYTLFHWRILSLATLISVVSWFLECISLYWVFKGLGISLGLLDAVFSFSFSSIAGAISMLPGGLGAAETSMVGILMTLGVEKGDAVAATLLGRFGTLWFGVFLGVATLIVSSRKLLRIEGKSL from the coding sequence ATGGATCTAGAACGGTTGATAAAAAGAGTATGGATTGGCTTTTTCTTTGGATTGCTCGTGATGATTGGGATTGCGGTCTGGGGAGATGTCAGCGCTTTGGGGAGCAGCTTCTCCAAGCTGGGCTGGCCTTATCTATTGCTTATTTTTTCGTTTACTTTTGTAGGATATCTTTTTCGCTTCGCGAAATGGCAATTATATATTCGAAGTATTGGCGTTTACCTCTCCTTAAAGGATAGTGTTCTCGTCTTTTTAAGTGGTTTTTCGATGTCCATTACGCCGGGAAAAGCGGGGGAAGTCCTGAAGTCCTTTTTGCTGAAAAGAATGCACCAAATCGACATCGCACGAACTGCTCCTATTGTGTTAGCTGAGCGATCGACGGACCTGTTGGCCATGGTCCTCCTGGCTTCGATTGGCGTGAGCCGATTTTCCTATGGATATTATGTGCTCGGAGGGACGCTTCTTTTCTTGCTGGCCCTCATATTGATCATTCAATCTAGGGGATTGACGTTGTGGATGCTCAGTAAGCTGAAACAGGTGAAGAAGCTTCTAAAACTAGCGGAAAAACTCGAGGTGTTCTACGAGAGCTCTTATACTTTATTTCATTGGCGGATCCTTAGTTTAGCAACCCTGATTAGTGTGGTGTCTTGGTTTTTGGAATGCATTTCCTTGTATTGGGTTTTTAAAGGATTGGGCATTTCCTTAGGACTGTTGGATGCCGTTTTCTCGTTCTCCTTTTCTTCCATTGCGGGAGCCATCTCCATGCTGCCAGGAGGATTAGGTGCCGCTGAAACGAGCATGGTAGGCATCTTAATGACCTTAGGAGTGGAAAAAGGCGATGCGGTTGCTGCTACCCTGCTAGGGAGATTTGGAACTTTATGGTTCGGCGTATTTTTAGGTGTAGCGACTCTGATCGTAAGCAGTCGAAAATTATTAAGAATAGAAGGGAAGAGCCTATGA
- a CDS encoding decaprenyl-phosphate phosphoribosyltransferase, translated as MSTKLKGVRNLKAIIQQLRPKQWTKNLLVFAAPVFAEKFIDIQAVTVTLLAFICFCFTASTVYILNDIMDVEKDRLHPEKSKRPIASGALSIRTAIFIGVFLLLSSLLIAYLVEPLFAAVLIIYFVVNVFYSISLKHVVIVDVMIIALGFVLRGFSGAIVIEVHMTAWFILCTMLLALFLALSKRRHELELFSGDKLKQRRVLEHYSTGLLDQMISIVTSATIMSYSLYAATTGPNTYMMWTIPFVLYGIFRYLYLVHMKEGGGSPEKVLLDDKHILGTVVLFGLSVMIIKIYFQ; from the coding sequence ATGTCTACAAAACTGAAAGGAGTAAGAAACCTGAAAGCGATCATCCAACAACTAAGGCCAAAGCAATGGACGAAGAATCTGCTCGTTTTCGCCGCCCCTGTTTTTGCCGAAAAATTTATTGATATTCAAGCGGTAACTGTGACTCTGCTCGCCTTTATCTGCTTTTGTTTTACAGCAAGTACCGTATATATCCTAAACGACATTATGGATGTGGAGAAGGATCGGCTTCATCCCGAGAAATCGAAACGGCCGATCGCTTCGGGTGCTCTAAGTATAAGGACTGCGATATTCATCGGAGTGTTTCTTCTATTGTCTTCTCTCCTTATAGCTTACTTGGTCGAGCCGCTCTTTGCAGCAGTCCTCATCATTTATTTTGTTGTAAATGTTTTTTATTCTATATCCCTTAAGCATGTCGTCATCGTCGATGTGATGATTATTGCCTTGGGATTTGTGTTGCGCGGTTTTTCTGGAGCGATTGTCATCGAAGTACATATGACGGCTTGGTTTATTCTGTGCACGATGCTTCTGGCGTTATTCCTTGCCCTGAGCAAGAGAAGGCATGAGCTGGAGCTGTTTAGCGGGGACAAGCTCAAACAGCGGAGAGTGCTGGAGCATTATTCTACAGGCTTACTCGATCAGATGATCTCCATCGTGACATCTGCCACGATTATGAGCTATTCTTTATATGCGGCCACAACGGGTCCGAACACCTATATGATGTGGACAATTCCCTTTGTACTGTATGGAATTTTTCGTTATCTTTATTTAGTGCATATGAAGGAAGGCGGAGGCAGCCCGGAAAAAGTATTGCTCGATGACAAGCATATCTTGGGTACAGTCGTATTATTTGGTTTATCGGTCATGATTATTAAAATTTACTTTCAATAA